One window of the Babesia microti strain RI chromosome IV, complete genome genome contains the following:
- a CDS encoding Tetratricopeptide repeat protein 4 homolog (overlaps_old_locusTagID:BBM_III06025) yields the protein MCSYDISKSYDHPLFLDELPTSSTNDAIEALKLIHSENETPESIAMHYNDLAKEYLTDRYSGYLKNALSCYTKGIESDPNDTKLLSILYSNRAFIYIKLGKFVESVTDCKKAIELDPNNSKGYYRGASGSVKLGLYKQGLHFCQLYIDKFGNITDTAFLSLYNEILSTIKTKRSNEYCVSHNEHKKVINVPYSLPEGVDCVNYTRDGVLHFSSLFIYDEIGVIDYISDMSDTDTLQMHLDVMFKDNNFEGMKFDKNVVAYLEIPGDKLIHINTSTQICKALKGVTGRYDVLPVHILKDQNNNDKLEKLLGHFSIIG from the exons ATGTGTAGTTATGATATTAGTAAATCGTACGATCATCCCCTATTCTTAGATGAATTACCCACAAGCAGCACTAATGATGCTATTGAGGCGCTCAAATTAATTCACAGTGAGAATGAAACGCCAGAATCAATTGCAATGCATTACAAT GATCTGGCCAAGGAGTATTTAACAGATAGATATAGTGGTTATCTAAAGAACGCCCTGTCTTGTTATACTAAAGGCATAGAATCTGATCCAAATGACACTAAACTATTATCTATTCTATATTCCAACAGGGCGTTTATCTACATAAAACTTG GTAAATTCGTGGAATCTGTTACAGACTGTAAAAAGGCTATTGAACTAGACCCAAACAATTCTAAAGg atattacAGAGGTGCAAGTGGATCTGTCAAATTAGGGTTGTATAAGCAAGGATTACATTTTTGCCAACTGTacattgacaaatttggtAATATCACCGATACTGCATTTTTATCTTTGTACAACGAAATTCTCAGCACAATTAAAACTAAAAGATCTAATGAGTATTGTGTGAGCCATAATGAGCATAAGAAGGTAATAAACGTTCCATATTCATTGCCGGAAGGTGTtgattgtgtaaattacaCTAGAGATGGGGTTTTACATTTCTCATCATTATTCATATACGACGAAATAGGTGTCATTGACTATATTTCTGATATGAGTGACACTGACACACTACAAATGCACTTAGATGTGATGTTTaaagataataattttgagggaatgaaatttgacaaaaatgTTGTCGCATATCTAGAG ATACCTGGAGATAAACTAATACACATTAACACCAGTACCCAAATTTGCAAGGCGTTAAAAGGTGTTACGGGCAGGTATGATGTACTGCCAGTTCACATACTGAAGGATCAAAACAACAATGATAAGTTGGAAAAACTACTTGGACACTTTTCCATCATTGGGTAA
- a CDS encoding hypothetical protein (overlaps_old_locusTagID:BBM_III06015), which produces METFDGSKDDKVTLDSPPLDITASSFKNIHCTNSQINVASLADSLATGSELSQNILSLGLTKNISSPDLTDTQFLPIQRKVSDEMCPDNCMSFNYSAISTYGQTRIGRLTENVRGPNPRMVGDILRRAADSTRVTDKDKLLKDLKKRKSSRNPQNQLIIREIRPEDQENVCHLLYDNFRSLTGQAMLYWIIQHAYDLCIIIAINFILMSPKRVGVFTFLFILYLFCRARFEIEKHIRYNCPDLKNIYNSYKLNDKCNFWITELPSEEKKEGVDDSSGLSRSASPSGIDSGDESHIHSMIKNDINCEESNVLGCVGIAPYRGSNEVAQMVRLVVKRGCRRMRVGSRLLMQVEMYAREVGYKEIRIYTNNLNTEYMQFVKQNGYELFQIVRRGLMRGDLLIWSKFVDTESANTFCSKPDFASATFLAE; this is translated from the coding sequence ATGGAAACTTTTGATGGTTCTAAAGATGACAAAGTTACTTTGGATTCTCCGCCGTTGGATATTACGGCCTCCAgctttaaaaatattcattgTACGAACAGTCAAATCAACGTTGCCTCATTGGCGGATAGTTTGGCTACCGGTTCTGaattatcgcaaaataTACTATCTTTAGGGTTGACCAAAAATATCAGTTCTCCAGATCTCACAGATACACAATTTTTGCCTATCCAACGAAAGGTTTCAGATGAAATGTGTCCTGACAACTGCATGTCTTTCAATTATTCGGCAATATCTACATATGGCCAAACTAGAATTGGGAGATTGACCGAGAATGTTAGAGGGCCAAACCCTAGGATGGTTGGAGATATACTAAGGAGAGCTGCTGATAGCACTCGCGTCACAGATAAGGACAAGCTATTGAAGGATTTGAAGAAGAGGAAGAGCAGTAGAAACCCACAGAATCAATTAATCATACGGGAAATTAGACCTGAAGATCAGGAAAATGTTTGTCACTTGCTATACGATAATTTCAGATCATTAACTGGCCAGGCAATGTTATATTGGATTATACAGCATGCCTATGatttatgtattatcatcgcaataaatttcattttgATGTCCCCAAAGCGTGTTGGCGTTTTTACATTCTTATTCATACTCTACTTATTTTGTCGTGCCAGatttgaaattgaaaaacaCATTAGATATAATTGTCCAGAtctcaaaaatatttacaactcGTATAAACTCAATGATAAGtgcaatttttggattACTGAATTGCCTAGTGAAGAAAAAAAGGAGGGAGTTGATGATTCATCAGGTTTAAGTCGCTCTGCTTCCCCATCTGGAATAGATTCCGGTGATGAATCTCACATTCATAGtatgattaaaaatgacattaatTGTGAGGAATCAAACGTACTGGGATGTGTAGGCATAGCTCCATACAGGGGAAGCAATGAAGTTGCCCAGATGGTCAGGTTGGTTGTAAAGAGAGGGTGCAGGAGGATGAGAGTTGGATCGAGGTTATTGATGCAGGTGGAAATGTATGCCAGGGAGGTGGGATATAAAGAGATTAGGATATATactaacaatttgaatactGAGTATATGCAATTTGTCAAGCAGAATGGATACGAGCTGTTTCAGATTGTGCGTCGTGGGCTGATGAGGGGAGACTTGTTAATTTGGAGCAAATTTGTCGATACAGAATCTGCTAACACATTTTGCTCCAAGCCTGATTTTGCATCAGCTACATTTTTAGCCGAATga
- a CDS encoding phosphoglycerate mutase (overlaps_old_locusTagID:BBM_III06010) translates to MISKLVLLRHGESIWNAENKFCGWADQPLSKKGIEEAEFAAKCLLDENIMFDIVYTSVLDRAIKTADIVLKHTNQMDLPRFSSWRLNERHYGALQKLNKAETAAKYGDEQVKIWRRSYDIPPPPIDESSEFYPGKDPKYSEIPKEEIPVGESLKMTIDRVKPYWLCEILPKLNEGRNVLVVAHGNSLRGIVKILEDISETELLDLNIPTAAPLHYKLDNGKVLEKRYIMPETLLQEKILAVANQGKSK, encoded by the exons ATGATATCAAAACTAGTACTTCTTAGACATG GCGAAAGCATTTGGAACgctgaaaataaattttgcgGCTGGGCAGACCAACCTCTCTCAAAAAAGGGTATTGAAGAAGCAGAATTTGCTGCTAAATGCCTTcttgatgaaaatataatgtTTGATATTGTATATACATCAGTCCTTGATCGGGCAATTAAGACGGCTGACATAGTACTAAAACATACCAACCAGATGGATTTGCCAAGATTCTCTTCCTGGAG ATTAAACGAACGTCACTATGGAGCGCTACAAAAGTTAAACAAAGCTGAGACCGCTGCTAAGTATGGAGACGAACAGGTTAAAATATGGCGCCGATCCTACGACATCCCTCCTCCACCAATTGACGAAAGTAGCGAATTTTACCCAGGAAAAGACCCCAAGTACAGTGAGATTCCAAAGGAAGAAATCCCAGTTGGAGAAAGTTTGAAGATGACTATTGATAGAGTCAAGCCTTATTGGTTATGTGAAATACTGCCAAAGCTAAATGAAGGCAGGAATGTACTAGTCGTGGCTCACGGTAATAGTTTGAGAGGAATAGTAAAGATACTTGAAGATATCTCAGAAACTGAATTACTAGATTTGAATATTCCCACTGCTGCACCCTTGCATTATAAACTGGATAATGGGAAAGTTTTGGAAAAGAGGTACATTATGCCAGAGACGCTGTTGCAGGAAAAGATTTTAGCGGTGGCAAACCAAGGCAAATCAAAGTAA
- a CDS encoding Chaperone protein DnaJ (overlaps_old_locusTagID:BBM_III06020), giving the protein MLLYKLVLVVQLAKIAFCDYYKILGVPRNATDKQITSAYRKLAKVMHPDIAPEKEKEFVKITEAYDVLRDPEKRSRYDRFGEEGVSQNFHEPNSNFGGGDHGFFQDIFSQFGGFHFSFNGKDHRQGSGGDHYPYDFHGNIDDYNEHISSTKCITLILLHHPQCGHCLKFKPVFNKLTKKYKTLEFLSVNCQRNNAICQHENIAGYPTLVAYKWPSFDKFTYHGDLSEKSIDNWLHNSVIGIKVKTITTVKQLEDFVANSKILPIVAIVNNPNSLVLPSIAMVLNEKANLAIVLGNNTMIVKRLLPPYTPSLLAVLSVDEIEGEWYNLKNFKFDEILLELRKDVSKFKQSKGGTKGSYKQLTNKLIESGECGPKDGQYCFIALVKDSNAELNNVLKELANKYRNEPVKLRFYPVSGKAPFGLDIRRGIKFVAYRPKRAKFKVLDKILNINSIDEFINGVLEGSVKLDLNAQFFEFRQLEL; this is encoded by the exons ATGCtactatataaattggttTTAGTGGTACAACTGGCGAAAATTGCATTCTGCGATTACTATAAGATACTAGGTGTACCTAGAAATGCTACAGATAAACAGATTACTAGTGCCTACCGCAAGCTGGCTAAGGTTATGCATCCAGATATAGCACCGGAGAAGGAAAAggaatttgttaaaatcaCTGAGGCTTATGATGTACTCAGAGATCCAGAAAAGAGGTCTAGATATGATCGTTTTGGAGAAGAAGGAGTcagtcaaaattttcatgaGCCAAACTCAAACTTCGGTGGTGGTGACCACGGGTTTTTTCAGGATATATTTTCGCAATTCGGCGGTTTCCATTTCTCTTTTAATGGAAAGGACCACAGACAAGGCTCTGGCGGTGACCATTACCCCTATGATTTTCATGGTAATATAGACGATTATAATGAACACATTAGTAGCACTAAATGTATAACCTTAATATTGCTGCATCATCCTCAGTGTGGACATTGTCTTAAATTTAAACCTGTATTTAACAAGTTGACCAAGAAATATAAGACTTTAGAATTTCTTTCAGTTAATTGCCAACGAAATAATGCTATTTGTCAACATGAAAATATAGCTGGTTATCCAACTCTCGTCGCATACAAATGGCCCAGTTTCGACAAGTTTACATACCACGGCGACTTAAGCGAAAAATCAATTGACAATTGGTTACACAATTCGGTTATTGGAATTAAAGTGAAAACTATAACTACCGTTAAGCAACTTGAAGATTTTGTTGCAAATTCAAAGATATTGCCAATTGTTGCAATAGTTAACAATCCAAATTCACTAGTATTGCCCTCAATTGCTATGGTTCTGAACGAAAAAGCTAATCTTGCAATTGTGCTGGGAAATAATACTATGATTGTAAAAAGGTTGTTACCACCTTACACACCATCTTTATTGGCAGTGTTAAGTGTTGATGAGATCGAAG GTGAGTGGTACAACCTGAAAAACTTCAAATTTGACGAAATACTCCTAGAATTGCGGAAAGATGTATCTAAA TTTAAGCAGAGCAAAGGTGGTACTAAGGGTTCCTATAAACAGTTAactaacaaattaattgaatcTGGTGAATGCGGCCCGAAAGATGGCCAA tatTGCTTCATTGCATTGGTGAAAGATTCCAATGCTGaactaaataatgtattGAAAGAACTAGCAAATAAATATCGCAATGAACCGGTGAAATTGAGATTTTACCCTGTATCTGGAAAG GCACCCTTCGGATTGGATATTAGGAGGGGCATAAAATTTGTCGCGTATAGGCCTAAAAGGGCCAAATTTAAG GTGTTGGATAAAATACTGAACATCAATAGCATCGATGAGTTTATCAATGGTGTGCTTGAGGGATCAGTCAAGTTAGATTTAAATGCACAGTTTTTTGAGTTTAGGCAGCTTGAACTCTga